One window from the genome of Rufibacter tibetensis encodes:
- a CDS encoding 5' nucleotidase, NT5C type, translated as MEIQKKKIAIDMDEVMADPIEKFIRLYNRDCALELTLEALHGKDIHEVVPPEHSSKTWEYINAEGFFRDLNVIPDSQEVIKALTEKYEVFIVSAGMEFRNSLIDKFDWLQDHFPFISWRNYVLCGDKSIIGADIMIDDRPRNLRTFTGERKMLFTSPHNVNIHEFERVSTWREVAEKLL; from the coding sequence ATGGAGATTCAAAAGAAAAAGATTGCCATTGACATGGATGAGGTCATGGCCGACCCCATTGAGAAATTCATTAGATTATACAACCGTGACTGTGCCCTGGAATTAACCTTGGAAGCTTTGCACGGAAAAGACATTCATGAGGTGGTGCCGCCCGAGCACTCCAGCAAAACCTGGGAATACATCAACGCCGAAGGTTTCTTCCGCGACCTTAACGTGATTCCCGATAGCCAGGAGGTGATCAAAGCGCTAACCGAGAAATACGAAGTGTTTATTGTGAGTGCAGGCATGGAGTTCCGGAACTCACTCATTGACAAATTTGACTGGCTGCAGGATCATTTCCCGTTCATCAGTTGGCGGAACTATGTGCTCTGCGGAGACAAAAGCATTATAGGCGCCGATATCATGATTGATGACCGACCTCGTAACCTGCGCACCTTCACCGGAGAACGAAAGATGCTGTTTACCTCGCCACATAATGTGAACATTCACGAGTTTGAGCGGGTGAGCACGTGGAGGGAAGTGGCGGAAAAGTTGCTGTAG
- a CDS encoding amidohydrolase: protein MTDLRVSLLQLDLVWHDAAANRAKFQEKIQQLPETDLIVLPEMFTTGFSMEAPTLAEEMDGASVAWMRQMAQERNAVVMGSLIIQEKGQYFNRIIWMRPDGTYAHYDKRHLFRMAGECEAYTPGTQKLIIDLNGWNICPLVCYDLRFPVWSRNTPISYDVLIYIASWPDRRRLAWSTLLRARAIENLAYCIGVNRVGTDAKGHAYSGDSAAYNLLGEELVHHEFEEAVSTITLSRQHLEETRQKLPWDIDADTFTINV, encoded by the coding sequence ATGACTGACCTGCGCGTTTCCCTTCTTCAGTTAGATCTGGTTTGGCACGATGCCGCTGCCAACCGGGCCAAGTTCCAGGAGAAAATCCAGCAACTACCCGAGACCGACCTGATTGTTTTGCCTGAGATGTTTACCACTGGGTTCAGCATGGAGGCTCCTACTCTAGCCGAGGAAATGGATGGTGCTTCTGTTGCCTGGATGCGGCAAATGGCGCAGGAACGAAACGCCGTAGTCATGGGCAGTTTGATCATTCAAGAGAAAGGCCAATACTTTAACCGTATCATCTGGATGCGTCCTGATGGCACTTACGCGCACTATGACAAACGCCACCTTTTCAGGATGGCCGGTGAGTGCGAAGCCTATACCCCAGGCACCCAAAAACTGATAATAGACCTGAACGGTTGGAACATCTGCCCACTGGTGTGCTATGATTTGCGATTCCCGGTGTGGTCCCGCAACACGCCTATTTCCTATGACGTGCTCATCTACATCGCCAGTTGGCCAGATCGCCGCCGCCTGGCCTGGAGCACACTTCTAAGAGCCCGGGCCATTGAGAACCTGGCGTACTGCATTGGCGTGAACCGCGTAGGCACAGACGCCAAAGGCCACGCCTATTCTGGTGACTCAGCCGCCTACAACCTCCTAGGTGAGGAACTGGTGCACCATGAATTTGAAGAAGCCGTTTCCACCATCACCCTATCGCGCCAGCACCTGGAAGAAACCCGCCAGAAACTGCCTTGGGACATTGACGCGGACACGTTTACGATTAATGTGTGA